The following proteins are co-located in the Rattus norvegicus strain BN/NHsdMcwi chromosome 19, GRCr8, whole genome shotgun sequence genome:
- the LOC134483200 gene encoding disks large homolog 5-like: MSKSPYFRPNPFYENLKIKEKEVMSLLHNLDTKNIEHREKFQELKKEINFYRNLHSRLLMDQACMKKKLVTLKQESKELQRYLFELNPNAEDEQEKTSNLQTQQNVVSGTAGDME, encoded by the exons atgagcaagag cccctacttcaggccaaatccattttatgaaaacttgaagataaaggagaaagaggtcatgtcattactgcacaacttagacacaaagaacattgaacatcgtgagaaatttcaggagctcaagaaggagattaacttctatcg caacctgcacagccggctcctgatggaccaggcatgtatgaagaagaagttggtcacattgaagcaggagagcaaggagttacagcgatatttgtttgagttgaacccgaatgctgaagacgaacaggagaagaccagcaacctccagacccagcaaaatgtg